A window of the Acidobacteriota bacterium genome harbors these coding sequences:
- the murQ gene encoding N-acetylmuramic acid 6-phosphate etherase encodes MSEERTSAPPGQNSAEESGAHFEGPSTERSLADSSDFDRMPTLQALRLMNREDRRAIEAVERALPKVAEAADAIARRLGEGARLIYVGSGTSGRLGVLDAVECPPTFGSDPEKVQAVLAGGYEACYESSEGAEDDPQRGAADLRRRTFNKRDAVVGVSASGNTLYTLGAMRFAKRRKALTVAVTCNPSGEMVKVVDIAIVADTGPEVIAGSTRLKAATAQKTVLNMLSTLAMTRLGYVYGKWMINIAPSNRKLSRRRLEIVREAAGVSEERASELLERGGTVAVALVMARHHCRAEEARRLLESASSLRAALQKDAGSLAQLPTSGDRS; translated from the coding sequence ATGAGCGAGGAACGAACATCTGCCCCGCCTGGGCAGAATTCCGCCGAGGAGTCCGGTGCCCACTTCGAGGGGCCGTCAACGGAACGCTCACTGGCCGATTCCTCCGATTTCGACCGGATGCCCACCTTGCAGGCTCTTCGCTTGATGAACCGGGAGGACCGGCGCGCCATCGAGGCCGTGGAGAGGGCTCTGCCCAAGGTGGCCGAAGCGGCCGACGCCATTGCCCGGCGGCTCGGCGAGGGAGCGCGCCTCATCTATGTCGGCTCGGGTACCAGCGGACGGCTGGGAGTGCTGGACGCCGTTGAATGCCCGCCCACCTTCGGCAGCGATCCTGAAAAGGTGCAGGCGGTGCTGGCGGGCGGATATGAGGCCTGTTACGAGTCCAGCGAGGGGGCCGAGGACGATCCTCAGCGGGGCGCGGCCGATCTGCGCCGCCGCACCTTCAACAAGCGCGATGCCGTGGTGGGCGTCAGCGCCAGCGGAAACACTCTTTACACCCTGGGCGCGATGCGCTTCGCCAAGCGCAGAAAGGCGCTCACCGTAGCCGTCACCTGCAATCCTTCCGGCGAAATGGTCAAGGTGGTCGACATCGCCATCGTGGCCGACACGGGTCCCGAGGTCATCGCCGGCTCCACCCGCCTCAAGGCGGCCACCGCCCAGAAGACCGTCCTCAACATGCTCAGCACCCTGGCCATGACCCGTCTGGGATATGTCTACGGAAAATGGATGATCAACATCGCCCCCAGCAACCGCAAGCTCTCGCGGCGGCGCCTCGAAATCGTGCGCGAGGCGGCGGGGGTGAGCGAGGAACGGGCTTCCGAGTTGCTGGAGAGGGGCGGGACGGTGGCCGTGGCCCTGGTCATGGCGCGACATCATTGCCGGGCCGAAGAGGCCCGCCGCCTCCTGGAAAGCGCTTCCTCGCTGCGAGCCGCTCTGCAAAAAGACGCCGGTTCGCTTGCGCAGCTCCCGACTTCCGGCGATCGATCCTGA
- a CDS encoding amino acid permease, whose product MKPSAGTPGNSGQRLKRSLGAWAAGAFVVTNMIGTGIFTIPAFVRWQTGSGLSALGVWAAGALLALCGAFCYAELATRMPRVGGEYHYLTRIYGPVWGFLSGWMSFLVGFSAAVAAASIGAGAYLMAILGSDPNQVVIPATGITRVALLACLIVLLLGFVHSGGLRPGGRLQSTLAALTLGAIAVLVVAGLGSGRGEWQGVTAATVAHGSWWVALIQVSFAYSGWNAAAYLAGEVHRPGRTLPRALLGGTLVVGAAYLALNILFLYALPGGSWERNIAVGQEAAQALFGSLGGDAITALIILAILGSISAMTAAGPRVYYAMARDGLAPSFFGRLSARSAPAAAILSQSAVAACLALTGAFESLLIYIGSVLLLFNALAIAGVFVVRKRFPHSKPAFSVPGYPVTPLLFLAVVLVSWIRALIDEPLPTGLALFTLLVGVAFYWVGVNQRWITYSPPHEAETEGEAEAA is encoded by the coding sequence ATGAAACCATCCGCAGGAACGCCCGGGAACTCGGGGCAAAGACTGAAGCGGTCTCTGGGGGCTTGGGCAGCCGGGGCTTTCGTCGTCACCAACATGATCGGAACGGGGATCTTCACCATCCCCGCCTTTGTGCGCTGGCAGACCGGCAGCGGACTCTCGGCCCTGGGCGTATGGGCGGCCGGCGCCTTGCTGGCCTTGTGCGGAGCCTTCTGCTACGCTGAGCTGGCCACGCGCATGCCGCGGGTGGGAGGCGAGTATCATTACCTGACCCGCATCTACGGGCCGGTGTGGGGATTTCTGAGCGGATGGATGTCGTTCCTGGTGGGCTTTTCAGCCGCCGTGGCCGCCGCTTCCATCGGGGCCGGAGCCTACCTCATGGCCATCTTGGGGAGTGATCCCAACCAGGTCGTGATTCCCGCAACCGGCATTACCCGGGTGGCCTTGCTGGCCTGCCTCATCGTCCTGCTGCTGGGATTCGTCCATTCGGGAGGACTGCGCCCCGGCGGACGCTTGCAGAGCACCCTGGCCGCTCTCACTTTGGGGGCCATCGCGGTGCTGGTGGTGGCGGGCCTGGGCAGCGGACGCGGGGAATGGCAAGGGGTCACGGCCGCCACCGTCGCCCACGGAAGCTGGTGGGTGGCTTTGATCCAGGTCAGCTTCGCCTACTCGGGATGGAATGCCGCCGCCTACCTGGCCGGCGAAGTGCACCGTCCCGGACGCACCCTGCCGCGGGCCCTGCTGGGAGGCACCCTGGTGGTGGGCGCCGCCTACCTGGCCCTCAACATCCTCTTCCTCTACGCTCTGCCGGGAGGATCCTGGGAGCGCAACATCGCCGTGGGACAGGAGGCGGCCCAAGCCTTGTTCGGATCGCTGGGCGGAGACGCCATCACGGCCCTTATCATCCTGGCGATTCTGGGCTCGATCAGCGCCATGACGGCCGCCGGACCCCGGGTCTACTACGCCATGGCCCGCGACGGACTGGCGCCTTCCTTTTTCGGACGCCTGAGCGCCCGCAGCGCCCCCGCCGCCGCCATCCTTTCCCAGAGCGCCGTGGCCGCCTGCCTGGCCCTGACCGGAGCTTTCGAAAGCCTGCTCATCTACATCGGTTCGGTGCTGCTGCTCTTCAACGCCCTGGCCATCGCCGGAGTCTTCGTAGTGCGCAAGCGCTTTCCCCACAGCAAGCCGGCCTTCTCCGTGCCGGGCTACCCGGTCACTCCTCTCCTTTTCCTGGCCGTCGTCCTGGTCTCCTGGATCCGGGCCCTCATCGACGAGCCGCTTCCGACCGGACTGGCTCTGTTCACCCTGCTGGTGGGAGTCGCCTTCTATTGGGTGGGCGTCAATCAGCGCTGGATCACTTACTCGCCTCCCCACGAGGCCGAGACCGAGGGCGAAGCCGAAGCCGCCTAG
- the icd gene encoding isocitrate dehydrogenase (NADP(+)) gives MSDNGKRVNPPDWGEKIGYSDGKLQVPDQPIIPFIEGDGIGIDIWPATRRVLDAAVEQSYGGSKKIAWAEIYAGEKAHDRFGEWLPNETVEAIREYRVAIKGPLTTPVGGGIRSLNVTLRKVLDLFACVRPCRWIEGVPSPVKEPGKLDVVIYRENTEDVYAGIEWMEGSKEAAAIIGYIAERFEKPIREDSGIGIKPISITGTKRLVRMAIEHAIEHERASVTLVHKGNIMKFTEGAFRDWGYEVARDEFADQCITEDQLWDEHGGQRPQGKVVIKDRIADAMFQQVLLRPDEYDVIALPNLNGDYLSDACAAQVGGLGMAPGANKSSDTALFEATHGTAPKYAGQDKVNPGSLILSGVMMLEHLGWQEAADKVNRAMARTISQKRVTYDLERQMEGATKVSTSEYASAIIENM, from the coding sequence ATGAGCGATAACGGTAAGCGAGTGAATCCGCCCGATTGGGGCGAGAAGATCGGATATTCAGACGGCAAACTGCAGGTTCCTGACCAACCCATCATTCCCTTTATCGAAGGCGACGGCATCGGGATCGACATTTGGCCCGCCACCCGGCGTGTGCTGGATGCCGCCGTGGAACAGTCCTACGGCGGATCGAAGAAGATCGCCTGGGCCGAAATCTACGCCGGCGAAAAGGCTCACGACAGGTTCGGAGAGTGGCTGCCCAACGAGACGGTGGAGGCCATCCGCGAGTACCGCGTGGCCATCAAGGGCCCCTTGACGACTCCAGTCGGAGGCGGCATCCGCAGCCTCAACGTGACGTTGCGCAAGGTGCTCGACCTCTTCGCCTGCGTACGCCCCTGCCGCTGGATCGAAGGCGTCCCCTCGCCGGTCAAGGAGCCGGGCAAGCTGGACGTGGTCATCTACCGCGAGAACACCGAGGACGTCTACGCCGGCATCGAGTGGATGGAGGGCAGCAAGGAAGCCGCCGCCATCATCGGCTACATCGCCGAACGCTTCGAGAAGCCCATCCGCGAGGACTCGGGAATCGGCATCAAGCCCATCTCCATCACCGGAACCAAGCGCCTGGTTCGCATGGCCATCGAGCACGCCATCGAGCACGAGCGGGCCAGCGTGACTCTGGTGCACAAGGGCAACATCATGAAGTTCACCGAGGGCGCCTTCCGCGACTGGGGATACGAGGTGGCCAGGGACGAGTTTGCCGATCAGTGCATCACCGAGGACCAACTGTGGGACGAGCACGGGGGCCAGCGTCCCCAGGGCAAGGTGGTGATCAAGGACCGCATTGCCGACGCCATGTTTCAGCAGGTGCTGCTGCGTCCTGACGAGTACGACGTGATCGCTCTGCCCAATCTCAACGGCGACTATCTCTCCGACGCTTGCGCGGCCCAGGTGGGCGGACTGGGAATGGCTCCCGGCGCCAACAAAAGCAGCGACACGGCCCTCTTCGAAGCCACCCACGGCACCGCTCCCAAGTACGCCGGACAGGACAAGGTCAATCCCGGCTCGCTGATTCTATCCGGCGTCATGATGCTGGAGCATCTGGGATGGCAGGAGGCCGCCGACAAGGTCAACCGCGCCATGGCCCGGACCATCTCGCAAAAGCGCGTCACCTATGACCTTGAACGCCAGATGGAAGGCGCCACCAAGGTCTCGACCAGCGAGTACGCCTCGGCCATCATCGAGAACATGTAG
- a CDS encoding RNA polymerase sigma factor, with translation MATEAADADLLRQVRNGRPEAYNQIFKRHRDHAFGLAYYYTKNKEDALDVVQDAFIKAYQNLNRFDLKREFGPWLLTIVRNQAIDLLRKRNRRRSEDLPEVLPDRKAQSKTEGGLLRMEIRNALDRLPPEQREIIFLKDYQGHSYAEIAEIQEIPLGTVMSRLHHARKKLIRYLDGSDA, from the coding sequence ATGGCGACTGAAGCAGCAGACGCGGATCTTCTACGGCAGGTGCGGAACGGACGGCCCGAAGCCTACAATCAGATCTTCAAGCGCCACCGCGACCACGCCTTCGGATTGGCCTACTACTACACCAAGAACAAGGAAGACGCCCTCGACGTGGTGCAGGACGCCTTTATCAAGGCCTACCAGAATCTCAACCGCTTCGACCTCAAGCGCGAGTTCGGGCCCTGGCTGCTGACCATCGTGCGCAACCAGGCCATCGATCTGTTGAGAAAGCGCAACCGCCGCCGCTCCGAGGACCTTCCGGAAGTCTTGCCCGACCGCAAAGCCCAAAGTAAGACCGAGGGCGGTTTGCTGCGCATGGAGATCCGCAACGCCTTGGACCGGCTGCCGCCCGAGCAGCGGGAGATCATCTTTCTCAAAGATTATCAAGGACACAGTTACGCCGAGATCGCGGAAATTCAAGAGATTCCGCTAGGAACCGTCATGTCGCGCCTTCACCACGCGCGCAAGAAACTGATTCGATATTTGGACGGCAGCGATGCTTAG
- a CDS encoding (Fe-S)-binding protein, producing MAASQSRKVLDDDPFAVNLDCIHCGLCLPKCPTYQELGSEPDSPRGRIHIMRAAEQGRIELDQAALAHLDGCLACRACESACPSGVRYELMLTATRDRWRRENPPGWLARLAFDGLLPHPGRLRASARLLRLYQRSGLQRLVRSSRVLGLVPSLRQAEAKLPEVPPQERLKDFYPARGTARKRVGFLSGCVMPVLFPEVHRASIEVLRKAGCEVVVPRGQTCCGALHSHDGLHSRARRLAQRNLSAFGDDLDAIVVNSAGCGAALKDYPHWKPDNQQARRFALRVKDISQWLAELQPRWTLRPLPLTAAYDDACHLLHGQRVSSQPRQLLKSIPELRLPPVPNADRCCGAAGLYTLHQPEMSERLLQRKMKELLSVQPDRIVSANPGCLLQFRYGIKTLGLSIRAQHPVELLGEALDEA from the coding sequence ATGGCTGCCAGCCAAAGCCGGAAAGTGCTCGACGACGACCCTTTTGCCGTCAACCTGGACTGCATCCACTGCGGACTGTGCCTGCCCAAGTGCCCCACCTACCAGGAGCTGGGAAGCGAACCCGATTCCCCCCGCGGACGCATCCACATCATGCGGGCGGCCGAGCAGGGACGTATCGAACTGGACCAGGCGGCGCTGGCGCATCTGGACGGATGCCTGGCCTGCCGGGCCTGCGAAAGCGCCTGTCCTTCGGGCGTCCGCTACGAATTGATGCTGACCGCCACCCGTGACCGCTGGCGCCGGGAGAATCCGCCGGGATGGCTGGCCCGCCTGGCTTTCGACGGTCTTCTGCCCCACCCCGGACGGCTGCGGGCGTCGGCACGTCTGCTGCGCCTCTACCAGCGCAGCGGGCTGCAGCGGCTGGTCCGCTCCAGCCGGGTGCTGGGCCTTGTTCCCTCCCTGCGCCAGGCCGAAGCCAAGCTGCCCGAAGTGCCGCCTCAAGAGCGCCTGAAGGACTTCTACCCGGCCCGCGGAACGGCCCGTAAGCGGGTGGGATTCCTGAGCGGATGCGTCATGCCCGTGCTCTTTCCCGAGGTTCACCGGGCCAGCATCGAAGTGCTCCGCAAGGCCGGATGCGAGGTGGTGGTGCCCCGCGGGCAGACTTGCTGCGGAGCCCTCCACAGTCATGACGGACTTCACTCCCGGGCCCGCCGTCTGGCCCAGCGCAACCTGTCCGCCTTCGGCGATGATCTGGACGCCATCGTGGTCAATTCGGCGGGCTGCGGGGCCGCCCTCAAGGACTATCCTCACTGGAAACCCGACAACCAGCAAGCCCGCCGCTTCGCCCTGCGCGTCAAGGACATCAGCCAATGGCTGGCCGAGCTGCAACCCCGCTGGACTCTGCGTCCGCTGCCCTTGACGGCGGCCTACGACGACGCCTGCCACCTTCTCCACGGACAGCGCGTCAGCAGCCAGCCGCGCCAGCTTCTCAAGAGCATTCCCGAGCTGCGCCTGCCCCCCGTTCCCAATGCCGACCGCTGCTGCGGGGCGGCGGGACTCTACACCCTGCATCAGCCTGAAATGTCGGAACGGCTCTTGCAGCGCAAGATGAAAGAACTCCTCTCAGTGCAACCCGACCGAATTGTCAGCGCCAACCCTGGCTGCTTGCTGCAGTTTCGCTATGGAATAAAGACACTGGGGCTGAGTATCCGGGCTCAACACCCTGTGGAACTGCTCGGCGAAGCACTGGACGAAGCATGA
- the mdh gene encoding malate dehydrogenase, which produces MKTKITVIGAGHVGATTAQRLAEKHLGDVVLVDVVEGMPQGKALDLAQAGPVEGYDACLEGANSYGDTAGSDIVIITAGLARKPGMSRDDLLLKNASIVHEVTEKVVRSSPDSILIIVSNPLDAMCHVAKAASGFDRRRVIGMAGILDSARFRTFIARELDVSVESTHAFVLGGHGDTMVPLPRYSTVAGVPITELIPPDRIQALVERTRNGGAEIVKLLKSGSAYYAPSAAAVEMAESILLDRKKILPCAVCLQGEYSVSGLFLGVPVKLGRDGLEEIFQINLTTDEKSDLQRSASAVQELVDVLRNNGYRV; this is translated from the coding sequence ATGAAGACCAAGATCACTGTCATCGGAGCCGGACACGTCGGAGCCACCACTGCCCAGCGCCTGGCTGAGAAGCACCTGGGCGACGTGGTTCTGGTGGACGTGGTCGAGGGCATGCCTCAGGGCAAGGCCCTCGACCTGGCCCAAGCGGGCCCGGTAGAAGGCTATGACGCCTGTCTCGAGGGAGCCAACTCTTACGGCGACACGGCAGGTTCGGACATCGTCATCATCACCGCCGGCCTGGCCCGCAAGCCGGGGATGAGCCGCGACGACCTGCTGCTCAAAAACGCCTCCATCGTCCACGAAGTGACCGAGAAGGTGGTGCGTTCTTCTCCCGACAGCATTTTGATCATCGTCAGCAATCCGCTGGACGCCATGTGCCACGTGGCCAAGGCGGCCAGCGGATTCGACCGCCGCCGCGTCATCGGCATGGCGGGCATCCTCGACTCGGCCCGTTTCCGTACCTTCATCGCCCGCGAACTCGACGTTTCGGTCGAGAGCACCCACGCCTTTGTGTTGGGAGGTCACGGAGACACCATGGTGCCCTTGCCGCGCTATTCCACCGTGGCGGGCGTCCCCATCACCGAACTGATCCCTCCCGACCGCATACAGGCTTTGGTCGAGCGCACCCGCAACGGGGGCGCCGAGATCGTCAAGCTGCTCAAGAGCGGCAGTGCCTACTACGCCCCCTCGGCGGCCGCCGTGGAGATGGCTGAATCGATTCTGCTCGACCGCAAAAAAATCCTCCCCTGCGCCGTTTGCCTGCAAGGCGAATACTCGGTCAGCGGCCTCTTCCTGGGCGTCCCCGTCAAGCTGGGCCGGGACGGCCTGGAGGAGATCTTCCAGATCAACCTCACTACCGACGAAAAATCCGACCTGCAGCGCTCCGCCTCCGCAGTCCAAGAACTCGTCGACGTCCTCCGCAACAACGGCTACCGGGTCTAG
- a CDS encoding helix-turn-helix transcriptional regulator: MASSREKVAKHIPLPQSSLNILLALAEEGECHGYAIKRSVEKRTDGEVRLGAGTLYEALQRLHKYELIFESDEQPEDEMASSRWRCYGISELGRLVLEAELKRLEDIVRYARTRRILAQRKRS; this comes from the coding sequence ATGGCTTCATCGAGAGAAAAAGTCGCCAAGCATATTCCGCTGCCTCAATCCTCGCTCAACATCCTGCTGGCGCTGGCCGAAGAAGGCGAGTGCCACGGCTACGCCATCAAGCGCAGCGTGGAGAAACGCACCGATGGAGAAGTGCGCCTGGGTGCGGGGACGCTTTACGAAGCCTTGCAGCGTCTGCACAAGTACGAATTGATCTTCGAGTCCGATGAGCAGCCCGAGGACGAAATGGCCAGTTCGCGCTGGCGCTGCTACGGAATCAGCGAACTGGGGCGCCTGGTCCTGGAGGCCGAGCTGAAGCGGCTGGAGGACATCGTCCGCTACGCCCGCACCCGACGCATTCTGGCCCAACGCAAGCGGAGCTGA
- a CDS encoding YbjQ family protein: MILATTDTLKDSEIVRTVGLVRGNSVRARHLGKDIVAWMRNLVGGEVHEYVKLTAEAREQALDRMVEEAERLGANAILAVRFSTSSVMGAAAEMVAYGTAVIVKERD; the protein is encoded by the coding sequence ATGATTCTCGCCACCACCGATACCCTCAAGGACAGCGAAATCGTCAGGACCGTCGGTCTGGTTCGCGGCAACTCGGTGCGCGCCCGCCATCTGGGCAAAGACATCGTGGCCTGGATGCGCAACCTGGTGGGCGGAGAGGTGCACGAATACGTCAAGCTGACCGCCGAAGCCCGCGAACAAGCTCTCGACCGCATGGTGGAAGAAGCCGAGCGCCTGGGAGCCAACGCCATCCTGGCCGTGCGCTTTTCCACCTCCTCGGTGATGGGGGCCGCCGCCGAAATGGTGGCCTACGGCACCGCCGTCATCGTCAAGGAACGCGATTGA
- a CDS encoding FAD-binding oxidoreductase: MEELKQAYRWISQQPMPPVFAPHDVEEARAWLKEKNHPGSGVLVAGSGSHWFIGGLPDKVSDILWLRRWGRILDYSPGDMMVEVEAGCPLGVLSRRLEEEGQFLPFLPFHAPDSTVGGTVAAALESPFSGELGGPRESLIGVEVLHPEGILSHAGGKVVKNVAGYDLCKLYCGSLGTLGVLTRLVFKVRPLRGGRSSGLMAFGTLSDLLSSARRLRDEAAPAALQVLSGRLRAAAPAQLSEAGWILAVRLLDAPATAAYKRRRIEAEGNLAAWLEGDEEELFWKDWSRQQRELLAPGNGWAALLINTRQANLAQAAADLESHLDASARQLSLTGSFQRASLLAFVREDEDLSGQVQALRQRWNLNQDSLILWKGSAEVKSRIDVWGTPSPLKVLQKRLQQTFDQHGVLNPGRM; this comes from the coding sequence GTGGAGGAGCTCAAACAAGCCTACCGATGGATCTCGCAGCAGCCCATGCCCCCCGTCTTCGCGCCTCACGACGTGGAAGAAGCCCGCGCCTGGCTCAAAGAAAAAAATCATCCGGGAAGCGGCGTGCTGGTGGCCGGAAGCGGCAGCCACTGGTTCATAGGAGGCCTCCCCGACAAGGTCAGCGACATTCTTTGGCTGCGCCGCTGGGGCCGCATCCTCGACTATTCTCCCGGCGACATGATGGTCGAGGTTGAAGCGGGCTGCCCGCTGGGCGTCCTCAGCCGGCGCCTGGAGGAGGAGGGCCAGTTCCTTCCCTTCCTGCCTTTCCACGCCCCCGACTCCACAGTCGGAGGCACAGTGGCGGCGGCCTTGGAGTCGCCTTTCTCGGGCGAGCTGGGCGGGCCTCGCGAGTCCCTGATCGGGGTCGAGGTGCTGCACCCCGAGGGAATCCTCAGCCATGCCGGCGGCAAAGTGGTGAAGAATGTGGCCGGCTACGACCTGTGCAAGCTCTATTGCGGCTCGCTGGGTACGCTGGGAGTACTGACCCGCCTGGTCTTCAAGGTGCGTCCGCTGCGGGGAGGTCGCAGCAGCGGGTTGATGGCTTTCGGCACCTTGTCCGATCTGCTGAGCAGCGCGCGACGCCTGCGCGACGAGGCCGCTCCGGCGGCTCTGCAGGTCCTTTCCGGGCGACTGCGGGCCGCTGCTCCGGCCCAGTTGTCGGAGGCCGGGTGGATACTGGCCGTCCGCCTCCTCGACGCTCCCGCGACGGCAGCCTACAAGCGCCGCCGCATCGAGGCCGAAGGCAATCTTGCGGCGTGGCTGGAAGGCGATGAGGAGGAGCTCTTCTGGAAAGACTGGAGCCGGCAGCAGCGGGAACTGCTGGCGCCCGGCAACGGCTGGGCGGCGCTGCTCATCAACACCCGTCAGGCCAACCTGGCCCAGGCGGCCGCCGATCTGGAAAGCCATCTGGACGCCTCCGCCCGCCAGCTTTCCCTAACCGGCAGCTTTCAGCGCGCCAGCCTGCTCGCCTTCGTGAGGGAAGACGAGGATCTGTCAGGTCAGGTGCAGGCGCTGCGCCAGCGTTGGAATCTCAACCAGGATTCCCTTATCCTTTGGAAGGGGTCTGCCGAAGTGAAATCGCGGATCGACGTGTGGGGGACTCCCTCGCCCCTCAAGGTCCTGCAGAAGAGACTGCAACAGACCTTCGATCAGCATGGAGTGCTCAACCCCGGACGAATGTGA
- a CDS encoding M1 family metallopeptidase — protein MRPTDSGGALSPEQAAYDVRHYSLELKVDPEEKTIEGALTVTADIVHPAPRLVLDLDDPLKVRAAALLTEAGEQQLDFTRPSGQLWIDFPLTRQPGETVRVRIDYGGKPRVAPRPPWVGGFVWSQTADGRPWVGVACQQDGADLWWPVKDHPSDEPDSMDVRFTVPPGLEAASNGVLKSVEDAGQGWRTFHWHVANPINVYNVTLNLAPYRTISETYQSLGGEEVPMTYWVLPENYEKGLGLMKEMHKHLRFLESKLGPYPFRAEKYGVAETPYLGMEHQTIIAYGSDYSHNEYGFDWLHFHELGHEWWGNLVTVPDWNDFWIHEGLCSYMEALYAEELGGPEALTRWMRGIRHRLRNLQPVAPLEAQTTIEKYFVPPDYTSSDGDVNFKGSWIAHSLRWVMGDEAFFRLLRRLAYPDPRMEQWTDGRQTHFKTTSDVRRIAERLSGQDLKWFFDVYLRQSKLPELISRRRGDRLTLSWRVPDDLPFPMPVEISVDGNTRRVEVPAQGAQVTLPPQASLEIDPNAWLLHR, from the coding sequence GTGCGACCGACCGACTCGGGGGGAGCCTTGTCGCCTGAGCAGGCGGCTTATGACGTGCGGCATTACTCCTTGGAGTTGAAGGTCGATCCCGAGGAGAAGACGATCGAGGGGGCGCTGACGGTGACGGCCGATATCGTCCATCCGGCGCCGCGGCTGGTGCTCGATCTGGATGATCCGCTCAAGGTGAGGGCGGCGGCCTTGTTGACCGAGGCGGGGGAGCAGCAACTCGATTTCACCCGTCCCTCCGGGCAGCTATGGATCGACTTTCCGCTCACCCGCCAGCCCGGCGAGACCGTGCGGGTGCGCATCGACTACGGCGGCAAGCCGCGGGTGGCGCCGCGTCCGCCCTGGGTGGGCGGTTTCGTGTGGTCGCAGACCGCCGACGGACGGCCCTGGGTGGGGGTGGCCTGCCAGCAGGACGGCGCCGACCTGTGGTGGCCGGTCAAGGACCACCCCTCGGACGAGCCCGACAGCATGGATGTGCGCTTCACCGTCCCGCCGGGGCTGGAGGCGGCCTCCAACGGGGTTTTGAAAAGCGTCGAGGACGCCGGCCAGGGCTGGCGCACCTTTCACTGGCACGTCGCCAATCCCATCAATGTCTACAACGTCACCCTCAACCTGGCCCCCTACCGCACCATCAGCGAGACCTATCAAAGCCTGGGCGGAGAGGAAGTGCCCATGACCTATTGGGTGCTGCCCGAGAACTACGAAAAGGGGCTGGGACTGATGAAGGAGATGCACAAGCATCTGCGCTTTCTGGAATCGAAGCTGGGGCCCTATCCCTTCCGGGCCGAGAAGTATGGCGTGGCCGAGACGCCCTACCTGGGGATGGAGCACCAGACCATCATCGCCTACGGCAGCGACTATTCCCACAATGAATACGGATTCGACTGGCTCCACTTTCACGAACTGGGACACGAATGGTGGGGCAACCTGGTCACCGTCCCCGACTGGAACGACTTCTGGATCCACGAGGGCCTGTGCTCTTACATGGAGGCCCTTTACGCCGAGGAACTGGGAGGCCCCGAGGCGCTCACCCGCTGGATGAGGGGCATCCGCCACCGTTTGCGCAACCTGCAGCCGGTGGCGCCCCTGGAGGCTCAGACCACCATCGAGAAGTACTTCGTGCCTCCCGACTACACCTCCAGCGACGGCGACGTCAATTTCAAGGGAAGCTGGATCGCCCATTCGCTGCGCTGGGTGATGGGCGATGAAGCCTTCTTCCGTTTGCTGCGCCGGCTGGCTTACCCTGATCCGCGCATGGAGCAATGGACCGACGGCCGCCAGACCCATTTCAAGACCACCTCCGACGTGCGCCGCATCGCCGAACGTCTTTCAGGCCAGGACCTGAAATGGTTCTTCGACGTCTACCTTCGCCAGTCCAAATTGCCTGAACTGATCTCGCGCCGCCGGGGAGATCGCCTGACCCTGTCCTGGCGGGTCCCGGACGACCTGCCTTTCCCCATGCCCGTGGAGATTTCCGTCGACGGAAACACCCGCCGGGTCGAAGTCCCTGCCCAAGGCGCCCAAGTGACGCTTCCTCCCCAGGCCAGCCTGGAAATCGACCCCAACGCCTGGCTCCTGCACCGCTAG